The following are from one region of the Vicugna pacos chromosome 9, VicPac4, whole genome shotgun sequence genome:
- the AKTIP gene encoding AKT-interacting protein isoform X1 — protein sequence MNPFWSMSTSSVRKRSDGEEKTLTGDVKTSPPRTAPKKQLPSIPKNALPITKPTSPAPATQSTNGTHASYGPFYLEYSLLAEFTLVVKQKLPGVYVQPSYRSALMWFGVIFIRHGLYQDGVFKFTVYIPDNYPDGDCPRLVFDIPVFHPLVDPTSGELDVKRAFAKWRRNHNHIWQVLMYARRVFYKIDTASPLNPEAAVLYEKDVQLFKSKVVDSVKVCTAHLFDQPKIDDPYAISFSPWNPSVHDEAREKMLTQKKKPEEQHNKSVHVAGLSWVKPGSVQPFSKEEKTVAT from the exons ATGAACCCTTTCTGGAGCATGTCTACAAGCTCTGTGCGCAAA CGATCTGATGGTGAAGAGAAGACATTAACAGGGGACGTGAAAACCAGTCCTCCACGCACTGCTCCAAAGAAACAGCTGCCTTCCATTCCCAAAAATGCTTTGCCCATAACTAAGCCTACATCTCCTGCCCCAGCGACACAGTCAACAAATGGCACTCACGCTTCCTACGGACCTTTCTACCTGGAATACTCTCTTCTTGCAGAATT TACCTTGGTTGTGAAACAGAAGTTACCAGGTGTCTATGTGCAGCCATCTTATCGATCTGCATTAA TGTGGTTTGGAGTAATATTCATACGGCACGGACTGTATCAAGATGGTGTATTTAAGTTTACAGTTTACATCCCTGATAACTACCCAGATGGTGACTGCCCT CGCTTGGTGTTTGATATTCCGGTCTTTCACCCGCTCGTGGATCCCACCTCAGGTGAACTGGATGTAAAGAGAGCATTTGCAAAATGGAG GCGGAACCATAACCATATTTGGCAGGTCCTGATGTACGCAAGGAGGGTGTTCTACAAGATTGATACAGCAAGCCCCCTAAACCCAGAGGCTGCAGTTCT GTACGAGAAAGATGTTCAGCTGTTTAAAAGTAAAGTGGTTGACAGTGTTAAGGTGTGCACTGCTCATTTATTTGACCAGCCTAAAATAGATGACCCGTATGCAATTAG CTTTTCTCCGTGGAATCCTTCTGTACATGATGAAGCCAGAGAGAAGATGCTGACTCAGAAA AAGAAGCCTGAAGAACAGCACAATAAAAGTGTTCACGTTGCTGGCCTGTCCTGGGTAAAGCCTGGCTCGGTACAACCTTTcagtaaagaagagaaaacagtagCAACTTAA
- the AKTIP gene encoding AKT-interacting protein isoform X2 — MNPFWSMSTSSVRKRSDGEEKTLTGDVKTSPPRTAPKKQLPSIPKNALPITKPTSPAPATQSTNGTHASYGPFYLEYSLLAEFTLVVKQKLPGVYVQPSYRSALMWFGVIFIRHGLYQDGVFKFTVYIPDNYPDGDCPRLVFDIPVFHPLVDPTSGELDVKRAFAKWRRNHNHIWQVLMYARRVFYKIDTASPLNPEAAVLYEKDVQLFKSKVVDSVKVCTAHLFDQPKIDDPYAISFSPWNPSVHDEAREKMLTQKKPEEQHNKSVHVAGLSWVKPGSVQPFSKEEKTVAT, encoded by the exons ATGAACCCTTTCTGGAGCATGTCTACAAGCTCTGTGCGCAAA CGATCTGATGGTGAAGAGAAGACATTAACAGGGGACGTGAAAACCAGTCCTCCACGCACTGCTCCAAAGAAACAGCTGCCTTCCATTCCCAAAAATGCTTTGCCCATAACTAAGCCTACATCTCCTGCCCCAGCGACACAGTCAACAAATGGCACTCACGCTTCCTACGGACCTTTCTACCTGGAATACTCTCTTCTTGCAGAATT TACCTTGGTTGTGAAACAGAAGTTACCAGGTGTCTATGTGCAGCCATCTTATCGATCTGCATTAA TGTGGTTTGGAGTAATATTCATACGGCACGGACTGTATCAAGATGGTGTATTTAAGTTTACAGTTTACATCCCTGATAACTACCCAGATGGTGACTGCCCT CGCTTGGTGTTTGATATTCCGGTCTTTCACCCGCTCGTGGATCCCACCTCAGGTGAACTGGATGTAAAGAGAGCATTTGCAAAATGGAG GCGGAACCATAACCATATTTGGCAGGTCCTGATGTACGCAAGGAGGGTGTTCTACAAGATTGATACAGCAAGCCCCCTAAACCCAGAGGCTGCAGTTCT GTACGAGAAAGATGTTCAGCTGTTTAAAAGTAAAGTGGTTGACAGTGTTAAGGTGTGCACTGCTCATTTATTTGACCAGCCTAAAATAGATGACCCGTATGCAATTAG CTTTTCTCCGTGGAATCCTTCTGTACATGATGAAGCCAGAGAGAAGATGCTGACTCAGAAA AAGCCTGAAGAACAGCACAATAAAAGTGTTCACGTTGCTGGCCTGTCCTGGGTAAAGCCTGGCTCGGTACAACCTTTcagtaaagaagagaaaacagtagCAACTTAA